A region from the Anaeromyxobacter diazotrophicus genome encodes:
- a CDS encoding NAD-dependent epimerase/dehydratase family protein gives MHVLVAGAGWLGAALCEALVARGDRVTAVRRDPARAAELSRLGASPLALDLAAPGAAARLPAGLDAVLACQAASGDGEAPYRRAYLDANRTLLEAAARCGARAFVYTGSTGVFGQRDGSDVDEATPPAPASAAAEVLVAAEALVRSLGAAARVVRLSGLYGPGRTGLVERVRAGALALGPDDGAWMNFCHRADAVSAVLAALDRGAPGAVYHASDAGPAPRREVVRFVAERLGIEPARRDAPAAGANRRVLAERTRAALGLALAFPTFREGLAPLLAQAGGR, from the coding sequence ATGCACGTGCTCGTGGCCGGCGCAGGGTGGCTCGGGGCGGCGCTCTGCGAGGCGCTCGTCGCCCGCGGCGACCGCGTGACCGCGGTGCGGCGCGACCCGGCCCGCGCCGCCGAGCTCTCCCGGCTCGGCGCCTCGCCGCTGGCGCTCGACCTGGCGGCGCCGGGCGCGGCGGCGCGGCTCCCCGCCGGCCTCGACGCGGTGCTGGCCTGCCAGGCGGCGTCCGGCGACGGCGAGGCGCCCTACCGCCGCGCCTACCTCGACGCGAACCGGACCCTGCTGGAGGCGGCCGCGCGCTGCGGCGCCCGCGCCTTCGTCTACACCGGGTCGACGGGGGTGTTCGGCCAGCGGGACGGGAGCGACGTCGACGAGGCGACGCCCCCCGCGCCCGCCTCGGCCGCGGCGGAGGTGCTGGTGGCGGCCGAGGCGCTGGTCCGCTCGCTGGGCGCGGCCGCGCGGGTGGTGCGCCTCTCCGGCCTCTACGGCCCAGGCCGGACAGGCCTCGTCGAGCGGGTGCGCGCGGGCGCGCTCGCCCTCGGCCCGGACGACGGCGCCTGGATGAACTTCTGCCACCGGGCGGACGCGGTGAGCGCGGTGCTGGCCGCCCTCGACCGCGGGGCGCCGGGGGCCGTGTACCACGCCAGCGACGCCGGCCCGGCGCCCCGGCGCGAGGTCGTGCGCTTCGTCGCGGAGCGGCTCGGGATCGAGCCCGCTCGCCGCGACGCCCCCGCGGCCGGGGCGAACCGCCGGGTGCTGGCCGAGCGGACCCGCGCCGCGCTCGGCCTCGCGCTCGCCTTCCCCACCTTTCGCGAGGGGCTCGCGCCGCTCCTCGCCCAGGCAGGCGGGCGATGA
- the pgm gene encoding phosphoglucomutase (alpha-D-glucose-1,6-bisphosphate-dependent), with the protein MPHPLAGKPAPPSLLVNVARLLAAYQDERPDPARPEERVAFGTSGHRGSSLRRSFNEAHVLAVVQAICEHRAAQGVSGPLFLGKDTHALSEPAQRTALEVLAANGADVFLAAGDAATPTPVVSHAILAHNRGRTTGLADGIVITPSHNPPEDGGIKYNPPDGGPAGTEVTGAIERRANELLAAGNAAVRRLPYPAALRAPTTHARDFVTPYVEDLESVVDLAAVKRAGLRLGADPLGGSNLRYWEPIASRYGLSVEVVNPRLDPTFGFMTVDHDGKIRMDCSSPYAMAGLVGLKDRFDVAFGNDADSDRHGIVTPAGGLMNPNHFLCVAIDWLFAHRPGWRASAGVGKTLVSSALVDRVAARLGRPLLEVPVGFKWFVPGLLDGSLGFGGEESAGASFLRRDGTAWSTDKDGIIMDLLAAEIRAVSGRDPAARYEELAAALGRPVYARVDAPATPAEKARLKRLSPAAVRADRLAGEPILAKLTRAPGNGAEVGGLKVVAEGGWFAARPSGTEDVYKIYAESFQGEAHLARILDEARAIVTEALAA; encoded by the coding sequence ATGCCTCATCCGCTCGCAGGAAAGCCGGCGCCCCCCTCCCTGCTGGTGAACGTCGCGCGCCTCCTGGCGGCGTACCAGGACGAGCGGCCGGATCCCGCCCGGCCGGAGGAGCGGGTCGCCTTCGGGACCTCCGGCCACCGCGGCTCCTCCTTGCGGCGCAGCTTCAACGAGGCGCACGTGCTGGCGGTGGTGCAGGCGATCTGCGAGCACCGCGCGGCGCAGGGGGTGTCCGGCCCGCTGTTCCTGGGCAAGGACACCCACGCCCTCTCCGAGCCGGCCCAGCGCACCGCACTCGAGGTGCTGGCCGCGAATGGCGCCGACGTCTTCCTGGCGGCGGGCGACGCGGCCACGCCGACGCCGGTCGTCTCGCACGCCATCCTGGCGCACAACCGCGGGCGCACCACCGGCCTCGCCGACGGCATCGTCATCACCCCGTCGCACAATCCCCCGGAGGACGGCGGCATCAAGTACAACCCGCCCGACGGGGGCCCCGCCGGCACGGAGGTGACCGGCGCCATCGAGCGGCGCGCGAACGAGCTGCTCGCCGCCGGCAACGCCGCCGTGAGGCGGCTCCCGTACCCGGCGGCCCTCCGCGCCCCCACCACCCACGCGCGCGACTTCGTGACGCCCTACGTCGAGGACCTCGAGTCCGTCGTCGACCTCGCGGCCGTGAAGCGCGCCGGGCTGCGGCTCGGCGCCGATCCCCTCGGCGGCTCCAACCTCCGCTACTGGGAGCCGATCGCCAGCCGGTACGGGCTCTCCGTCGAGGTGGTGAACCCGAGGCTCGATCCCACCTTCGGCTTCATGACGGTGGACCACGACGGCAAGATCCGGATGGACTGCTCCTCGCCGTACGCCATGGCGGGCCTGGTCGGCCTCAAGGACCGGTTCGACGTGGCCTTCGGCAACGACGCCGACTCCGACCGGCACGGGATCGTGACGCCGGCGGGCGGGCTCATGAACCCGAACCACTTCCTCTGCGTGGCCATCGACTGGCTCTTCGCCCACCGCCCCGGCTGGCGGGCCTCGGCGGGGGTGGGGAAGACGCTCGTCTCGTCGGCGCTCGTGGACCGCGTGGCGGCGCGCCTGGGCCGGCCGCTGCTCGAGGTGCCGGTCGGCTTCAAGTGGTTCGTCCCGGGGCTCCTCGACGGCTCGCTCGGCTTCGGGGGCGAGGAGAGCGCCGGCGCCTCGTTCCTCCGGCGCGACGGCACCGCCTGGTCCACGGACAAGGACGGGATCATCATGGACCTGCTGGCGGCCGAGATCCGCGCCGTCTCCGGCCGCGATCCCGCCGCCCGCTACGAGGAGCTGGCGGCGGCCCTCGGCCGCCCGGTCTACGCGCGCGTCGACGCCCCCGCCACGCCGGCCGAGAAGGCGCGCCTCAAGCGGCTCTCCCCCGCCGCGGTGCGCGCCGACCGGCTGGCGGGCGAGCCGATCCTGGCGAAGCTGACGCGCGCCCCCGGAAACGGGGCGGAGGTGGGCGGCCTCAAGGTGGTGGCGGAGGGCGGCTGGTTCGCGGCCCGGCCGTCGGGCACGGAGGACGTCTACAAGATCTACGCGGAGAGCTTCCAGGGCGAGGCGCACCTGGCGCGCATCCTCGACGAGGCGCGCGCCATCGTGACCGAGGCGCTGGCCGCCTGA
- a CDS encoding aldo/keto reductase: MTRREFLQVTVAAGVTPALPGGRAAAAGPLPHRTLGRTGAEVSIVGLGGFHIGKQEDPQESVRLVRAAIDGGITFLDNCWDYNGGESELRMGKALRDGYRARVFLMSKIDGRDRATAAKQLDESLRRLQTDHLDLLQLHEVIYSEDPGRAFAEGGAMEALAAARQAGKARFLGFTGHKSPDLHLAMLRAADAHGFAFDTVQLPLNVLDAHHDSFERKVLPVAVAKGMGVLGMKPMADGLILESRAAGAEECLRYAMSVPGVSVTITGIDSRRVLEQDLRLARGFQPLGATERAALLARTAAAAQGGKWEKYKTAREFDGTFQNPEWLGPKA, encoded by the coding sequence ATGACCCGGCGCGAGTTCCTCCAGGTGACGGTGGCGGCAGGCGTGACGCCCGCGCTGCCGGGCGGCAGGGCGGCGGCCGCGGGCCCCCTGCCCCACCGCACGCTGGGCCGCACCGGCGCCGAGGTCTCGATCGTGGGGCTGGGCGGGTTCCACATCGGGAAGCAGGAGGACCCCCAGGAGAGCGTGCGCCTCGTGCGCGCGGCGATCGACGGCGGGATCACCTTCCTCGACAACTGCTGGGACTACAACGGCGGCGAGAGCGAGCTGCGGATGGGGAAGGCGCTAAGGGACGGCTACCGCGCCCGCGTCTTCCTCATGAGCAAGATCGACGGCCGGGATCGCGCCACCGCCGCGAAGCAGCTCGACGAGTCCCTGCGGCGGCTGCAGACCGATCACCTGGACCTCCTGCAGCTCCACGAGGTCATCTACTCCGAGGACCCGGGGCGCGCGTTCGCGGAGGGGGGCGCGATGGAGGCGCTCGCCGCGGCGCGCCAGGCGGGCAAGGCGCGGTTCCTGGGCTTCACCGGGCACAAGTCGCCCGACCTCCACCTCGCCATGCTCCGGGCGGCCGACGCGCACGGCTTCGCCTTCGACACGGTGCAGCTGCCGCTCAACGTGCTCGACGCGCACCACGACAGCTTCGAGCGGAAGGTGCTGCCGGTGGCGGTGGCGAAGGGGATGGGCGTCCTCGGCATGAAGCCGATGGCGGACGGGCTCATCCTCGAGTCGCGGGCCGCCGGCGCCGAGGAGTGCCTGCGCTACGCGATGAGCGTGCCCGGGGTGAGCGTCACCATCACCGGCATCGACTCGCGCCGGGTGCTCGAGCAGGATCTTCGCCTGGCGCGCGGCTTCCAGCCGCTCGGCGCCACCGAGCGCGCCGCGCTGCTCGCGCGCACCGCCGCGGCCGCGCAGGGCGGGAAATGGGAGAAGTACAAGACCGCCCGCGAGTTCGACGGCACGTTCCAGAATCCGGAGTGGCTCGGCCCGAAGGCGTGA
- a CDS encoding PIG-L deacetylase family protein, translated as MARARPPGQEEPPRAGRRPLLVVVAAHPDDETLGAAGLLVRRGRAALVHLTDGAPDDRRWWPAAWSGPAPATRAAYAALRRRELERALAVAGLAPGAARALGAGDQEAALHLAPLALAVRDVLLEEAPAAVLTHPYEGGHPDHDAAAFAARAAVALVARAGRRPPRLCEMTSYHAEGGELTTGRFLPAPGVPELVHRLSPREREAKLRMLAAFESQRAVLASFRADEERFRRAPPADVGRPPHPGPLWYERLGFTMTGARFQELARRAMAELRLAG; from the coding sequence ATGGCGCGCGCCAGGCCGCCCGGGCAGGAGGAGCCCCCGCGCGCCGGGCGGCGCCCGCTGCTCGTGGTCGTCGCCGCCCACCCGGACGACGAGACCCTGGGCGCGGCCGGCCTCCTCGTCCGGCGCGGCCGGGCGGCGCTCGTGCACCTCACCGACGGGGCGCCGGACGACCGGCGCTGGTGGCCCGCCGCGTGGTCCGGCCCCGCGCCCGCGACCCGCGCCGCTTACGCCGCCCTTCGCCGGCGCGAGCTGGAGCGCGCGCTGGCGGTGGCCGGCCTCGCGCCCGGGGCGGCGCGCGCGCTGGGGGCGGGCGATCAGGAGGCGGCGCTCCACCTCGCCCCGCTGGCGCTCGCGGTGCGCGATGTGCTCCTCGAGGAGGCCCCCGCCGCCGTGCTCACCCATCCGTACGAGGGCGGTCACCCCGACCACGACGCCGCAGCCTTCGCCGCGCGCGCCGCGGTGGCGCTCGTCGCCCGGGCGGGCCGCCGCCCGCCGCGGCTGTGCGAGATGACGAGCTACCACGCCGAAGGCGGCGAGCTCACCACCGGCCGGTTCCTGCCGGCGCCCGGCGTCCCCGAGCTGGTCCACCGGCTCTCGCCGCGCGAGCGCGAGGCGAAGCTCCGGATGCTCGCCGCCTTCGAGAGCCAGCGGGCGGTGCTGGCGAGCTTCCGGGCGGACGAGGAGCGCTTCCGGCGCGCTCCGCCCGCCGACGTCGGGCGGCCGCCGCACCCCGGCCCGCTCTGGTACGAGCGCCTCGGGTTCACCATGACGGGGGCGCGCTTCCAGGAGCTGGCGCGGCGGGCGATGGCCGAGCTGCGGCTCGCGGGGTGA
- a CDS encoding BON domain-containing protein, with amino-acid sequence MLKGMLVGLCVAFALDERQRRRRGRRHPAAGRTAEPPSAARALAQAGAGPLLPGPRTEGDLSDEQLVARVQAMVDIPPGVEVTAVEGAVVLFGRVPRFAFAALLSRVARVPGVADVEDRLTPVDDLGGGAGEQL; translated from the coding sequence ATGCTGAAGGGGATGCTGGTGGGGCTGTGCGTGGCGTTCGCGCTCGACGAGCGCCAGCGGCGCCGCCGCGGCCGCCGGCACCCCGCCGCCGGGCGCACGGCCGAGCCGCCGAGCGCCGCCCGGGCGCTGGCGCAGGCCGGCGCGGGCCCGCTGCTGCCCGGCCCCCGGACCGAGGGCGATCTCTCGGACGAGCAGCTCGTCGCGAGGGTGCAGGCGATGGTCGACATTCCGCCCGGGGTGGAGGTCACCGCGGTCGAGGGGGCGGTGGTCCTCTTCGGGCGCGTGCCGCGGTTCGCCTTCGCGGCGCTCCTCTCCCGCGTGGCGCGCGTGCCCGGGGTGGCCGACGTCGAGGACCGGCTGACGCCGGTGGACGATCTGGGCGGGGGCGCCGGCGAGCAGCTCTGA
- a CDS encoding GNAT family N-acetyltransferase — MPLTVLNVGFPLARVGPDAVGGAEQVLWQLDRALAAAGHRSLVLAPEGSRVAGELLTVPLQAPPLDVAAWHRAHEAHRAALRAALAREPIDVVHLHGVDFHAYLPPPGPPALATLHLPAASYPGHALHPARPRTFLHCVSASQRAAFPPGTALLDDVPNGVDLGAFHPALGKGSYALALGRVCPDKGVHLALDAAARAGVDLVVAGAVHPFPEHLRYFEEEVRPRLDRRRRFVGPVGGARKRALLARARCLVVASQVAETTSLVALEALASGTPVVALGRGALREVVEHGRTGFLVDRPEELAAAILQASALSPADCRRAAEERFPLAETVRRYLALYDRLAGRDGAPASPRRAVPAPPAAPRAALRLEEVGRFEQLAAARGAWEELWARAPGATPFSSPAWLLPWCEHLATGPPRALLAWRGRDLAALLPVFTYRDGAARVLGLLGGGVSDYQDLVAEDGAAAEAALGWLADRQGAAFDRCDLRALPRSSLLLPAAEAAPLAAARAEDDLCSVLALPSRAAGLAAAGVSPGLLAGARYQLRRLGRDGDVAFVRADAASLPDLLADLFRLHRARWASRGRPGLLASGRLEAFHAAAARGLLAAGVLRLHALRLAGRTLGVLHGFTARGRAYAYLTGFAPEAAPRSPGSVLFAHAAEEAIAEGARELDFLRGREPYKRRWGAQPRTTWRLVLTPRAAARPSPAAPAPGSAPPSW; from the coding sequence ATGCCGCTCACCGTCCTCAACGTGGGATTTCCGCTCGCCCGGGTCGGCCCCGACGCCGTGGGCGGCGCCGAGCAGGTGCTGTGGCAGCTCGATCGCGCCCTCGCGGCGGCCGGCCACCGCTCGCTCGTCCTCGCGCCGGAGGGCTCGCGGGTGGCGGGGGAGCTGCTGACCGTCCCGCTCCAGGCGCCGCCGCTGGACGTCGCGGCGTGGCACCGCGCGCACGAGGCGCACCGGGCGGCGCTGCGCGCCGCGCTGGCGCGCGAGCCGATCGACGTCGTCCACCTCCACGGGGTCGACTTCCACGCCTACCTGCCGCCGCCCGGCCCGCCCGCGCTGGCGACGCTGCACCTGCCCGCCGCCTCCTACCCCGGCCACGCGCTGCACCCGGCCCGGCCGCGCACGTTCCTGCACTGCGTCTCGGCCTCCCAGCGCGCGGCCTTCCCGCCCGGCACGGCGCTCCTCGACGACGTGCCGAACGGCGTGGACCTGGGGGCGTTCCACCCCGCCCTGGGCAAGGGGTCCTACGCGCTCGCGCTCGGGCGCGTCTGCCCGGACAAGGGGGTCCACCTGGCGCTCGACGCGGCGGCGCGGGCGGGGGTGGACCTCGTGGTCGCGGGCGCGGTGCACCCCTTCCCCGAGCACCTCCGGTACTTCGAGGAGGAGGTGCGCCCCCGGCTCGACCGCCGGCGGCGCTTCGTCGGGCCGGTCGGCGGCGCGCGCAAGCGCGCCCTGCTCGCGCGCGCCCGGTGCCTGGTGGTGGCGAGCCAGGTCGCGGAGACGACCTCCCTCGTGGCGCTGGAGGCGCTCGCCTCGGGCACGCCGGTGGTGGCGCTCGGCCGCGGGGCGCTGCGGGAGGTGGTGGAGCACGGGCGGACGGGGTTCCTGGTCGACCGGCCCGAGGAGCTGGCCGCCGCCATCCTGCAGGCGTCGGCGCTCTCGCCCGCCGACTGCCGCCGCGCCGCGGAGGAGCGCTTCCCGCTCGCCGAGACGGTCCGCCGCTATCTGGCGCTCTACGACCGGCTCGCGGGGCGGGACGGCGCGCCGGCCTCGCCGCGCCGCGCGGTCCCCGCGCCCCCCGCCGCGCCGCGGGCCGCCCTGCGCCTGGAGGAGGTCGGGCGTTTCGAACAGCTCGCGGCGGCGCGCGGCGCGTGGGAGGAGCTCTGGGCGCGCGCCCCGGGCGCGACGCCGTTCTCCTCGCCGGCCTGGCTCCTCCCCTGGTGCGAGCACCTCGCCACCGGCCCGCCGCGCGCGCTGCTCGCCTGGCGGGGGCGGGATCTCGCCGCGCTCCTCCCCGTTTTCACCTACCGCGACGGCGCGGCGCGGGTGCTGGGGCTCCTCGGCGGCGGGGTCTCCGACTACCAGGACCTCGTGGCGGAGGACGGCGCCGCGGCGGAGGCGGCGCTGGGCTGGCTCGCCGACCGGCAGGGCGCGGCCTTCGACCGCTGCGACCTCCGCGCCCTGCCCCGCTCGTCGCTGCTGCTCCCGGCGGCCGAGGCCGCGCCGCTCGCCGCGGCGCGCGCCGAGGACGACCTCTGCTCGGTGCTCGCCCTGCCCTCGCGCGCCGCCGGCCTCGCCGCCGCCGGCGTCTCGCCCGGCCTCCTCGCCGGCGCTCGCTACCAGCTCCGCCGGCTGGGGCGCGACGGGGACGTCGCGTTCGTCCGGGCCGACGCGGCCTCGCTGCCCGACCTGCTCGCCGACCTGTTCCGGCTGCACCGCGCGCGCTGGGCCTCGCGAGGGCGCCCGGGGCTCCTCGCCTCCGGCCGGCTGGAGGCGTTCCACGCGGCGGCGGCGCGCGGGCTCCTCGCCGCCGGCGTCCTCCGGCTGCACGCGCTGCGCCTCGCCGGCCGCACGCTGGGCGTGCTCCACGGCTTCACCGCGCGCGGCCGCGCCTACGCCTACCTCACCGGCTTCGCGCCGGAGGCGGCCCCGCGCAGCCCGGGGAGCGTGCTCTTCGCGCACGCGGCCGAGGAGGCGATCGCGGAGGGCGCCCGGGAGCTCGACTTCCTGCGCGGGCGGGAGCCCTACAAGCGGCGCTGGGGCGCGCAGCCCCGTACCACCTGGCGGCTCGTCCTCACCCCGCGAGCCGCAGCTCGGCCATCGCCCGCCGCGCCAGCTCCTGGAAGCGCGCCCCCGTCATGGTGA